Proteins encoded in a region of the Candidatus Moanabacter tarae genome:
- the tdcB gene encoding L-threonine dehydratase catabolic TdcB, producing the protein MRAKGTEALGFTLADFETAAAAFSGILSPTPQISWPLLNQRCGCEVWVKHENHLPTGSFKLRGGIWYTEKMLKSRNGSNGVIAATRGNHGQSVALSALSYRIPASVVVPFGNSIEKNRAMVAYGAKLIQFGTDFDDSLQRAYQLASERDLSFFPSFHPLLVQGVGTYAIEFFRGAPDLHTVYVPIGLGSGICGMIAARNALNLQTDIVGVVAEKAPAYALSFARGKSIDTKSSGTIADGLAVRKPHPAALEFILNGASRIVAVTEKQILDAIGFLFRDTHNIAEGAGAGPLAALLKERENMQGRRVGLVLSGGNIDWELFLCANEQASTS; encoded by the coding sequence TTGAGGGCGAAAGGCACAGAGGCACTCGGATTTACACTAGCCGATTTTGAAACGGCCGCGGCAGCGTTCAGTGGGATCTTATCTCCGACTCCTCAGATCTCGTGGCCTCTATTGAACCAAAGATGTGGATGCGAGGTATGGGTTAAACATGAAAATCACCTTCCAACGGGTTCCTTCAAACTTAGAGGGGGCATCTGGTATACCGAAAAAATGCTCAAGTCCAGGAACGGAAGCAACGGCGTAATAGCCGCCACCCGCGGCAATCATGGTCAGAGCGTGGCCTTATCTGCACTTAGCTATAGAATTCCAGCCTCGGTTGTAGTCCCCTTCGGGAACAGTATAGAAAAAAATAGAGCCATGGTCGCCTATGGGGCGAAATTAATTCAATTCGGTACCGATTTTGACGATTCGTTGCAACGTGCTTACCAGTTGGCCTCGGAACGGGATCTTAGCTTCTTCCCTTCGTTCCATCCTCTCTTGGTCCAGGGCGTTGGAACCTACGCTATTGAATTCTTCAGGGGAGCACCGGACCTACACACTGTTTACGTGCCAATCGGGTTGGGTTCCGGAATTTGTGGAATGATTGCAGCTCGTAATGCCCTGAATTTGCAGACTGACATCGTTGGAGTCGTAGCTGAAAAGGCCCCAGCATATGCTCTTTCCTTTGCCCGAGGAAAATCCATCGATACTAAATCATCAGGTACTATAGCCGACGGATTAGCGGTCCGGAAACCCCACCCCGCAGCGTTGGAATTCATTCTCAACGGAGCGTCACGCATTGTAGCTGTGACAGAGAAACAAATTCTTGATGCAATTGGTTTTCTCTTTCGTGATACACACAATATCGCGGAAGGAGCCGGCGCCGGGCCTTTAGCCGCATTGCTCAAGGAGAGAGAAAATATGCAGGGTCGAAGAGTAGGATTAGTGCTCTCAGGAGGAAACATTGATTGGGAACTTTTTCTCTGCGCAAATGAGCAAGCATCTACTTCGTAA
- the pgaC gene encoding Poly-beta-1,6-N-acetyl-D-glucosamine synthase encodes MKLSVVVPCYNEEPTIRKILHRVEASPLDIIEVIVIDDNSTDGTRETLLREFQRPPFRLIMHRENKGKGAALRSGFKCAKGDVVVIQDADLEYDPDDYGKLLKPILEGETEVAYGSRFKSPNNHTRSLSFCYLVNSMLTRLSNIVSATKLTDMETCMKMLTKRTLDQITIEEDGFGVEPEITAKIARLNLPIREVGISYQRRTHKQGKKIRWKDGIDTLWCIFKYNLRPS; translated from the coding sequence ATGAAACTTTCGGTCGTGGTTCCATGCTATAACGAAGAACCGACTATCCGTAAGATTTTACATCGGGTTGAGGCTTCACCACTTGACATCATCGAAGTGATTGTGATTGACGACAATTCAACGGATGGGACTAGAGAAACTCTACTTAGAGAATTCCAACGGCCGCCCTTTCGACTCATCATGCACAGGGAAAACAAGGGTAAGGGAGCGGCGCTCCGATCCGGCTTCAAGTGCGCTAAGGGCGATGTTGTTGTCATTCAGGACGCCGATCTCGAATATGATCCGGATGACTATGGAAAACTTCTCAAACCAATTCTTGAGGGAGAAACCGAAGTTGCTTATGGCTCCCGATTCAAAAGCCCAAATAATCATACCCGTAGTCTCAGTTTTTGCTACTTGGTTAACTCGATGCTTACCCGATTGTCTAATATCGTGTCGGCTACCAAACTGACGGATATGGAAACCTGTATGAAAATGCTCACCAAAAGGACCCTGGACCAGATCACGATCGAGGAAGACGGTTTTGGAGTAGAACCCGAGATCACGGCAAAGATCGCTCGCCTGAATCTGCCTATACGGGAAGTAGGAATCTCCTATCAGCGAAGGACACACAAGCAGGGGAAAAAAATCCGATGGAAAGACGGAATCGATACTCTCTGGTGTATTTTTAAATACAATCTTCGTCCCTCTTGA
- the nadA gene encoding Quinolinate synthase A — MASETYTLAQSAVEEEAERLFKHLISVDCSSEKKWTLDACQEIAPQTLAINRLKEEKNAIILAHSYVEPEIIYGVSDFVGDSYKLSVDASRAEAEIIIFAGVVFMAESAKILSPQSKVFVPDRESGCSLADSLNGDQLRSLKAQYPEAATVCYVNCNADVKAESDVCVTSTNVYDIISLLKEEEVLFVPDRLMAENIRTELRRREIEKRILTSDGTCIVHDRFSVDLIAKARAQYPGLAVVSHPECTTQITAQSDFVGSTGAMMEYVKTTEAPYYMMLTECGLVSRLEVENPEKRFIASCKLCPYMKLNSLEKIQEVLTNPQPEQEIRLEESLRRRAEHSLRRMIEMTEKIRTEN, encoded by the coding sequence ATGGCCAGCGAGACATATACTCTGGCTCAATCAGCAGTCGAGGAAGAGGCTGAACGCCTTTTTAAACACCTCATTAGTGTTGATTGTTCAAGTGAGAAGAAGTGGACTCTGGATGCTTGCCAAGAGATCGCACCTCAGACCCTTGCGATCAATAGGCTGAAGGAGGAAAAGAATGCCATCATCCTAGCTCACTCCTATGTCGAGCCTGAGATCATATATGGAGTCTCGGACTTCGTGGGTGATTCCTACAAACTAAGCGTTGACGCATCAAGAGCGGAAGCCGAGATAATCATTTTTGCAGGAGTCGTGTTCATGGCTGAAAGCGCTAAGATTCTCTCTCCTCAATCCAAAGTCTTTGTTCCCGACCGAGAATCGGGATGTTCTCTAGCCGACTCACTAAACGGTGATCAACTACGTTCACTCAAGGCTCAATACCCAGAAGCCGCCACGGTTTGCTACGTAAATTGCAATGCTGACGTAAAAGCCGAGTCGGACGTCTGCGTCACATCAACGAACGTTTATGACATTATCTCTCTTCTCAAGGAGGAAGAAGTTCTCTTTGTTCCCGACCGCTTAATGGCTGAGAATATTCGTACCGAACTTCGCCGGCGAGAGATCGAAAAGCGAATCCTTACATCAGACGGAACCTGTATCGTCCACGACAGATTCTCAGTTGATCTAATAGCAAAAGCTCGAGCCCAATATCCAGGACTGGCAGTTGTTTCGCATCCTGAATGTACCACCCAAATAACGGCCCAGAGTGACTTTGTTGGATCTACTGGGGCAATGATGGAATATGTCAAAACAACAGAAGCTCCCTACTATATGATGCTGACTGAGTGTGGGTTAGTCAGCCGATTGGAAGTAGAGAACCCCGAGAAACGTTTCATTGCATCCTGTAAACTCTGTCCTTACATGAAGTTGAACTCTCTCGAAAAGATTCAAGAGGTCTTGACGAACCCACAACCAGAACAAGAGATTCGTCTGGAAGAAAGCCTGAGGCGCCGTGCCGAACATTCCCTCCGCAGAATGATTGAGATGACGGAGAAAATTCGTACTGAAAACTGA
- the nadC_1 gene encoding putative nicotinate-nucleotide pyrophosphorylase [carboxylating], which translates to MSLRDLIKLALDEDTGLGDLTSETTIDVNLESRAEIVAKEPLVLCGIEAVCLVFETVDPKTVIESVSADGARITSGTRVALMRGRTRSLLKAERTALNFLQHLSGIATFSQKFSRIAKKHNIRIADTRKTIPGYRALAKYAVRCGGCYNHRASLAEHILIKDNHLAASGSISEAVNRAKDSAPHTCKIEVEVTTPDMALEAVEAGADAILLDNMSPSEVEAAKELIGNRALIEVSGGVSIKNIEAYAQVGVDIISIGTLTHSAPAVDLSMRFLNEKSD; encoded by the coding sequence ATGTCGCTCAGAGACCTTATTAAGCTGGCTCTAGACGAAGATACGGGATTGGGTGATCTGACGAGCGAGACCACCATCGATGTAAATTTGGAATCTCGAGCTGAAATCGTCGCTAAAGAGCCTCTCGTCCTCTGTGGAATTGAAGCTGTCTGCTTGGTATTCGAAACCGTGGATCCGAAAACCGTGATTGAGAGTGTTTCTGCCGATGGAGCTAGAATAACATCGGGCACCCGTGTTGCTCTGATGAGGGGTCGAACAAGAAGCCTGCTTAAGGCAGAGCGAACCGCGCTTAATTTTCTTCAGCACCTTTCCGGCATAGCAACTTTCTCTCAAAAATTTTCCCGTATCGCAAAAAAGCATAATATCCGTATCGCGGATACGAGGAAGACAATCCCAGGGTACCGTGCTCTTGCTAAATATGCGGTTCGATGCGGGGGCTGCTATAACCATCGTGCTTCTCTCGCCGAACATATTTTAATCAAGGACAACCATCTTGCTGCTTCAGGTTCAATAAGTGAAGCAGTGAACAGGGCAAAAGATTCAGCACCCCACACCTGCAAAATTGAAGTCGAGGTCACAACCCCTGATATGGCACTGGAAGCAGTCGAAGCTGGAGCCGATGCTATTCTATTGGACAACATGTCTCCTTCAGAAGTTGAAGCCGCGAAGGAACTGATCGGGAATCGCGCTCTCATCGAAGTTTCCGGTGGAGTCTCCATCAAAAACATAGAGGCCTACGCCCAAGTGGGAGTCGACATCATCAGTATTGGAACCCTAACCCACTCTGCACCGGCTGTGGATCTCAGTATGAGATTTCTAAATGAAAAAAGTGATTGA
- the nadB gene encoding L-aspartate oxidase yields the protein MEIRQTDCLIIGSGLAGSAFAHYAVQNGLECSIVSPDSLVTTANSDWAQGGIIFHDSDDDAQLSEDIMRAADGAANQEAINSLIKFGPGLVKSFLIDELDVDFDREASGTLKYTTEGGHSKARIIYSKDHTGHSILQAVHQKLSKTPGIDQINETAAVDLLTLSHSSVDYSDRFQPLTCIGAYVLDLKTGQIGGIVARSTILATGGLGQIFSHTTNQDDTYGHGVAMAYRVGARLMDMEYVQFHPTAFYKKGAPTFLISEALRGEGGILVNSKGEAFMDSLHPSKSLAPRDFVSRSIHNEMMREGNNSVFLEMSHLDAETVRQRFPDLYSRCLQYGVDITDNPIPVTPAAHYLCGGVHTDLHGRTNIRNLYAIGETACTGLHGANRLASTSLLECLTSAKFAAQAVAEETTTSDYALLDIRAWESPTADADMTLINQDIDLVKSTMTNYAGLVRSFERLNRARNLLRELKIEIDEFYAGCKLTKAMLNLRSAVQSALLVVHAATLNHRSLGCHYREDESEIVNHSPLTSMD from the coding sequence ATGGAAATTCGCCAAACTGACTGTCTCATAATTGGGTCCGGGCTCGCTGGTTCCGCCTTCGCCCATTACGCAGTCCAAAACGGCTTAGAGTGTTCTATTGTCTCGCCAGACTCACTTGTTACAACTGCCAATAGTGATTGGGCTCAGGGCGGAATTATATTTCACGACTCAGATGATGATGCCCAATTATCAGAGGATATCATGCGAGCTGCGGATGGAGCCGCTAATCAGGAGGCAATTAACTCATTAATCAAATTTGGTCCTGGTCTTGTTAAGTCCTTCCTGATCGATGAGCTGGATGTAGATTTTGATCGTGAAGCCTCTGGTACTTTGAAGTACACTACAGAAGGAGGACATTCAAAAGCACGTATCATCTATTCGAAGGATCACACCGGTCACTCAATTCTCCAGGCAGTTCATCAGAAACTTTCCAAAACACCTGGGATCGATCAGATCAACGAAACAGCCGCCGTTGATCTTTTGACACTTTCCCATAGTTCGGTTGATTATTCCGACCGTTTCCAACCTCTTACTTGCATTGGGGCCTATGTTCTCGATTTAAAGACTGGGCAAATCGGTGGAATAGTAGCTCGCAGCACAATTCTCGCAACTGGCGGCCTAGGGCAGATTTTTTCCCACACCACAAATCAAGATGACACCTACGGTCATGGAGTAGCGATGGCTTACCGGGTCGGCGCCAGACTGATGGACATGGAATATGTTCAGTTTCACCCTACCGCATTCTACAAAAAAGGAGCTCCGACCTTTCTAATTTCAGAAGCCCTTCGGGGAGAAGGAGGGATTCTTGTCAACAGCAAAGGCGAAGCTTTCATGGATTCGCTACACCCCTCCAAGTCGCTCGCACCGCGTGATTTTGTCTCTCGGTCGATTCACAATGAAATGATGCGTGAGGGCAACAACTCTGTTTTCCTGGAAATGTCTCACCTTGATGCTGAGACCGTCCGACAACGATTCCCTGATCTCTATAGCCGCTGCCTACAATACGGAGTCGATATAACCGATAATCCCATCCCGGTGACACCCGCCGCCCATTACCTCTGCGGAGGAGTTCACACTGATCTTCACGGGCGCACCAATATACGAAATCTATATGCTATTGGTGAAACCGCCTGCACTGGACTACACGGTGCTAATCGTTTGGCTAGCACCTCACTGCTCGAATGCCTAACTTCGGCCAAATTTGCTGCTCAGGCTGTGGCCGAAGAAACAACCACATCCGATTACGCCTTGCTGGATATACGAGCTTGGGAAAGTCCCACTGCTGATGCAGATATGACACTCATCAATCAGGACATTGACCTTGTTAAGAGCACCATGACCAACTACGCAGGTCTGGTCAGATCCTTCGAGCGCCTGAATCGGGCCCGCAACCTTTTACGTGAACTCAAGATTGAAATCGACGAATTCTACGCCGGCTGTAAATTGACCAAGGCTATGCTCAACTTACGCAGCGCGGTTCAATCTGCTCTACTCGTAGTCCATGCTGCCACCCTTAATCACCGAAGCCTAGGCTGCCACTACCGTGAAGATGAATCCGAAATCGTTAATCATTCACCACTGACTTCAATGGATTGA
- the oprO gene encoding Porin O, with translation MGRIIRIIKNYEIVLCVLLTVVFVTLVSAQEVKPKSKKVTELKLSGRLQAQWDHIESDETDADRNHFYFRRLFFGGHAKLGDNWGGDVVLDFAASPNSESSGKADQVFIDGASAWYKVNDFIRLDFGQLKVPFGMEETSSSSKIKAIERSAMNRQFAEHLKFHARHMGIFAKGNLSKSGFSYNAAIVNAGQNHNSKDSALRKGLYGYKRNEFAYFGRIAYSNYDAELRHVFGLAAGLQPNTEYKGLNSTVDVDKTTALNFFAHLGYGTFNLDTEYMFGEADVTGGNHKHNGYAVQASYTFNNAPKGVWEFVYRYSAVDGTGANDLVSTKEIIRRANISSKFDEANKLDQHYFGVNYQFQGHDAKLMLGYESNKATDTTYGSRNFSGFRTRVQVLF, from the coding sequence GTGGGCCGCATCATACGAATTATAAAAAACTATGAGATTGTGCTTTGTGTGCTTCTAACGGTAGTTTTCGTCACGCTCGTTTCAGCTCAAGAAGTAAAACCTAAAAGCAAAAAAGTGACGGAATTAAAGCTATCCGGACGCTTACAAGCTCAGTGGGACCACATTGAGTCCGATGAAACCGACGCCGATCGCAACCACTTTTATTTCCGCCGCCTCTTCTTTGGCGGGCATGCCAAGCTGGGAGACAATTGGGGAGGGGACGTGGTACTGGACTTCGCCGCCTCTCCTAACTCGGAAAGCAGCGGCAAGGCTGATCAGGTCTTCATTGACGGAGCTTCAGCTTGGTACAAGGTCAACGATTTTATCCGACTCGACTTTGGCCAGCTTAAAGTTCCCTTCGGGATGGAGGAAACATCCTCATCCTCCAAGATCAAGGCAATCGAGCGCTCGGCAATGAACCGCCAATTTGCAGAACACCTCAAGTTCCATGCCCGCCATATGGGCATTTTTGCCAAAGGAAATCTCAGCAAATCGGGTTTCTCCTATAATGCCGCTATCGTAAACGCAGGACAAAACCACAACTCTAAGGATTCTGCCCTAAGGAAAGGGCTCTACGGATACAAACGCAACGAATTCGCCTACTTCGGACGAATTGCCTATTCTAACTACGATGCGGAACTCCGCCACGTCTTCGGATTGGCTGCAGGCTTACAGCCTAACACTGAATATAAAGGATTAAACTCCACCGTGGACGTTGACAAAACAACTGCTTTAAACTTCTTCGCTCATCTCGGGTACGGGACTTTCAATCTGGACACTGAGTATATGTTCGGCGAAGCCGACGTGACGGGTGGCAACCACAAACACAACGGTTATGCCGTGCAGGCGTCCTATACATTCAACAACGCACCCAAAGGAGTTTGGGAATTCGTTTACCGCTACTCTGCAGTGGACGGAACAGGAGCTAATGATCTTGTCTCAACTAAGGAAATTATCCGCAGAGCGAATATTTCCTCAAAGTTCGACGAGGCTAATAAACTCGATCAGCACTACTTCGGCGTTAACTACCAATTCCAGGGACACGACGCAAAACTCATGCTTGGGTATGAATCGAACAAGGCTACGGATACTACCTACGGCTCCCGTAACTTTTCCGGTTTCCGAACTCGCGTCCAAGTTCTCTTCTAA
- a CDS encoding Alkyl hydroperoxide reductase C yields the protein MSIRINDEAPNFTANTTQGKIDFHKWIGDGWAVIFSHPKDFTPVCTTELGTMAGLEAEFSKRNCKIIGLSIDSVEDHKRWAKDIEETQGHAVNYPMIGDTDLSVAKLYNMLPAEETGTCEGRTAMNNATVRSVFIIGPDKKIKLMLTYPMTTGRNFNEILRALDSMQLTAIHKVATPANWENGDCVIIVPAVSDEEAKKTFPGGWKEVKPYLRLVKQP from the coding sequence ATGAGCATAAGAATTAATGATGAAGCGCCAAATTTTACGGCGAATACGACCCAGGGAAAAATCGATTTTCATAAATGGATTGGAGATGGTTGGGCAGTAATTTTCTCCCATCCTAAGGACTTTACGCCGGTTTGCACGACGGAGCTTGGAACCATGGCTGGACTCGAGGCAGAATTCTCGAAACGAAATTGCAAAATCATTGGACTCAGCATTGATTCAGTTGAAGACCATAAGAGATGGGCTAAAGACATTGAAGAAACACAAGGGCATGCGGTTAATTACCCAATGATTGGAGATACTGACCTGTCGGTTGCTAAGCTTTACAATATGTTGCCTGCAGAGGAAACGGGAACTTGTGAAGGACGGACCGCAATGAACAACGCAACTGTAAGGTCTGTGTTTATAATTGGGCCTGATAAGAAGATCAAGCTGATGCTTACTTACCCGATGACAACCGGCCGCAATTTCAATGAGATTCTACGTGCTCTTGACTCAATGCAGCTGACTGCAATTCATAAGGTTGCAACACCGGCAAATTGGGAAAATGGAGATTGTGTTATTATTGTTCCGGCGGTTTCTGATGAGGAAGCAAAGAAGACCTTTCCGGGTGGTTGGAAAGAGGTGAAACCGTACCTTCGTCTGGTCAAGCAGCCATAG
- the folD gene encoding Bifunctional protein FolD protein yields the protein MIHSGARRGSVKNYGIRVAAMKANLLKGKPVAEAVLKDVSRRVAQLRKKGNIPGLGTILVGDDPASLGYIRKKHETCREYDIRSFDRRVPGSAGQAELLSVVREFNENPDVDAYLIQSPVPRGFDLNEALLMVDPEKDADGLTPVNLGRLVLQEPGPRPCTPSGIIAMLEHYKIPVEGREVVVIGRGPTLGRPMALMFSLKMRGANAAVTMVHSAVPNAAELTQRADILVAAVGSPGVVVPEMVKTGAVVISGGISWRGRKLLPDVDESVGEVASWITPRVGGVGPTTVALLLRNAVECAERRRFNG from the coding sequence ATGATTCATTCGGGTGCAAGAAGAGGTTCCGTGAAAAATTACGGGATTAGGGTAGCGGCTATGAAAGCGAATCTTTTAAAAGGAAAACCAGTTGCTGAGGCCGTACTGAAGGATGTCTCTAGAAGGGTTGCTCAGCTGAGGAAGAAGGGAAATATTCCTGGTCTCGGGACAATCTTGGTGGGTGATGATCCTGCCAGTTTAGGGTACATAAGGAAGAAGCACGAGACCTGTCGAGAGTATGACATTCGATCCTTCGACCGTCGAGTTCCAGGGAGTGCGGGGCAGGCTGAACTTCTGAGCGTGGTCCGAGAGTTTAATGAAAACCCGGATGTGGATGCTTATCTGATCCAGAGTCCGGTCCCGAGAGGATTTGATCTAAACGAAGCACTCTTGATGGTAGATCCTGAGAAGGATGCTGATGGATTAACTCCGGTCAACCTTGGTAGGTTAGTTTTACAAGAACCTGGGCCTCGGCCTTGTACTCCCTCGGGAATCATAGCCATGCTGGAACATTACAAAATACCTGTAGAAGGACGAGAAGTGGTGGTGATTGGCCGTGGTCCTACTTTAGGTCGGCCGATGGCGCTAATGTTTTCTTTGAAAATGCGGGGTGCTAATGCCGCAGTTACGATGGTGCACAGTGCTGTCCCTAATGCGGCGGAACTCACTCAAAGAGCCGACATTTTAGTAGCGGCTGTGGGCAGTCCTGGAGTCGTGGTGCCGGAAATGGTCAAGACGGGCGCAGTTGTTATTAGCGGGGGAATTTCATGGCGAGGGAGAAAGCTGTTGCCCGATGTGGATGAGTCGGTTGGAGAGGTGGCTAGTTGGATTACGCCTAGAGTGGGCGGGGTTGGGCCGACTACTGTGGCCTTACTACTTCGAAACGCAGTTGAGTGTGCAGAGCGACGGAGATTTAATGGGTAG
- the acp gene encoding Sodium/proton-dependent alanine carrier protein, with product MAVLETLVDFLWGPWTPWFLFVIGVFFTVWTRFIQYNTLTHGISVVRGTYDRSDDPGAINHFQALSAALSGTVGLGNIGGVALAIGIGGPGALFWMWVVGFFGMALKTVEITLAMIYRNTEDPDNPHGGAMWVVDKALGSKGGIWKTLAKIIATFFCLTLINSALTGSSMFQSWNVANLTENYFGLPPVGSGVLMIILVGLVIIGGIKRIGQVAAQLVPLMCILYIIAAFVVLALHIEKIPSLLTLVVKSAFNSTEPEGAFLGGTVGFAFMQGMKRALYSNEAGQGSAPIAHAAAKTSEPAREGIVGGIGPFIDTICICSLTAMVILATGTWNRNAIGQFGDDIILIQITDSRDPIWRVNASHDITKLPRLQQEEWKRGSQFFVLANVVGAVHGETGSNTIPVTGQIIETRIATNKKMAEKLRLKWKDLRLNESDWIGVPSGIVLENPEVYRHYGGAYLTAHAFDRQFPGLGKWLVTFASWLFAISTMITWAYYGEQGIVYIFGNRSVLPYKLFFLIAVFYGATGISGTGHILSIIDISTGAMLWANLPIVLALGHLAVRSLNEYLHRLKNGEFHPR from the coding sequence ATGGCCGTACTCGAAACTCTGGTCGATTTTCTCTGGGGCCCCTGGACGCCCTGGTTTCTCTTTGTCATTGGTGTCTTCTTCACCGTCTGGACAAGATTCATACAATACAATACCCTTACTCACGGAATTTCAGTGGTCAGGGGAACTTACGACCGCTCCGATGACCCTGGGGCTATTAATCACTTCCAGGCTTTATCGGCTGCCCTATCGGGCACAGTTGGACTCGGTAATATCGGAGGAGTCGCTCTTGCAATAGGGATTGGAGGACCTGGTGCTCTGTTTTGGATGTGGGTCGTGGGATTTTTCGGGATGGCGCTCAAGACGGTTGAGATTACTCTCGCTATGATCTACAGGAATACTGAAGACCCAGATAATCCTCACGGTGGTGCTATGTGGGTAGTCGATAAGGCACTCGGCAGCAAAGGAGGGATCTGGAAAACACTTGCCAAAATTATTGCAACCTTCTTCTGCCTGACATTGATCAACTCGGCCCTAACCGGGAGCAGTATGTTCCAATCCTGGAATGTAGCTAACCTCACGGAGAATTACTTTGGCCTACCTCCAGTCGGTTCCGGAGTCTTAATGATTATTTTAGTCGGACTGGTCATAATTGGGGGCATCAAACGCATCGGACAGGTTGCTGCACAACTTGTTCCCCTGATGTGCATTCTTTACATAATTGCCGCATTTGTCGTCCTCGCACTCCATATCGAAAAAATACCCTCTCTCCTGACGCTTGTTGTAAAAAGCGCATTCAATTCGACCGAACCAGAAGGAGCTTTCCTTGGTGGCACAGTCGGCTTCGCCTTTATGCAAGGGATGAAACGGGCCCTTTATTCAAATGAAGCAGGTCAAGGATCAGCACCAATCGCCCACGCAGCCGCGAAAACCAGTGAACCTGCAAGAGAAGGTATTGTCGGAGGAATCGGACCCTTTATCGATACCATTTGTATCTGCTCCCTAACAGCTATGGTTATTTTAGCCACTGGAACTTGGAATCGAAATGCTATCGGTCAATTCGGCGATGACATAATCTTGATACAGATAACCGACAGCCGAGATCCTATCTGGAGAGTGAACGCCTCGCATGATATCACCAAATTACCTCGTCTCCAGCAAGAAGAGTGGAAACGGGGATCACAATTCTTTGTCTTAGCAAATGTAGTGGGTGCTGTCCACGGAGAAACCGGCTCTAATACTATCCCGGTAACCGGGCAAATAATCGAAACCAGGATAGCTACTAATAAAAAAATGGCCGAAAAACTCCGTCTAAAATGGAAAGACCTGAGATTGAATGAAAGCGACTGGATTGGAGTACCCTCTGGTATTGTCTTAGAAAATCCTGAAGTTTACCGTCACTATGGAGGCGCCTACCTGACTGCCCACGCATTTGACCGACAATTTCCCGGTCTTGGGAAGTGGCTTGTTACTTTCGCATCCTGGCTTTTCGCCATTTCAACCATGATTACCTGGGCGTATTACGGGGAACAAGGAATAGTTTATATTTTTGGAAACCGTAGCGTCCTTCCCTACAAACTTTTCTTCCTCATAGCGGTGTTTTACGGAGCTACCGGAATCAGTGGTACTGGCCATATTCTCTCTATAATCGATATCAGTACGGGCGCTATGCTATGGGCGAATCTTCCTATTGTCCTGGCCCTTGGTCATCTTGCCGTTCGCTCCCTCAACGAATATCTCCATCGGCTCAAAAACGGTGAATTCCATCCCCGTTAA